Genomic window (Myxocyprinus asiaticus isolate MX2 ecotype Aquarium Trade chromosome 26, UBuf_Myxa_2, whole genome shotgun sequence):
tgcatttgtgtgtgagTACGTGCACATGTTTATCTGCATTTGCCTTCAGCACTCTCCAGCAGCAATCAGCTCGCCAGGTCTGGCTAGTCTGGCTCTTCTGCTttgctcctcctcttcctcatacAAAGTGTGATGGATGCTCAGCAGTGGGTGTGAGGGGTTTCTGCTGAAAGGCCTAGGTTGGCTCTCAGGTTCAGCCCCCTGATTGAGAGGATCCTTGACCTTCAGGGAGTCTGATGGAGGCAGGTTGGTTGTACCACCATTCATATAGGATGTTGTGGAGAGTGTGGCTGTGGAGAAGGCAGTGGTTGTGGACAGTGGAGGAGAATCTTTCTTCTCTAAGGGGACAGTAAGGTGATAAACAAAGAATTTTCAGTAGTaccaatataaaacatttaaatccagcaaAATCTTATTTAAACATACAGGTAGACAGACAACAACAGGGTCTGGCTGCCCTGGTGACGTATCCTCAAAAAAATCTTGGCATACCAGTTAGAGAAGAGGAGATATGGCCAACTGTATGTGGGCCCTCAATATACACATTGTCAAGAGAGTGCTCAACAGGGGGTGGGTCGGGGTTCACTGTTTCTGCTTTTGCTTTCTGAATGGTTAGCATATAAGGATGAACATCCAGTGTGAGATTAAGAGTGTGTTTCTTCTCTATATTATATGTTTCTGCAGCTGAAAAATGAAATTAGCAACAGTATCAGAAGAGATAAAGGGATTTTAACCTcagtaaaataaacaatactgACTTGGACCAGGTTTCACTCCAGCATTACCTTTGGTAGTAGGAGGATGTTGTGTGCTCTTACTGTCCAGAAGTGGAGCCATAATGCTTTCATTCTTCCTCCGCACTGGTTTAGGTTTTTCTGCCTTCATACTATTTTCCAGCCTGGTTAGAGTGAGGGGTTCCTGTATATAGAAATATAAGTTAATTCCAACTAACTGAAGGATCATAAGAAAAGTAGGctattcatttattcatgttCCTGTGATCCCACAGGAGTTTATGATCAGTAGTACAGTTCAAAGTGGATTAACTAAAATTTGTTCTAGAAATTTGCATATAAATGTGCTACAATGAATGAGAACTTCATTTCAAGTCTTACTTTAAAGGACTGTGGCAAAGGGTTAGATGTGGGGATCCATTTCATTTTCTTGCGGGGTCTTTTGATTACTGAGGGTTCTCCACCCAGATCTCCTACACCAAGCACAGATGGGTTCATACTGGGGTCAACAGTCTGGATACCAGAGTCTCTCACAGTCGGAGTGGCATCGTGGTTGGACTGAGCTAAGGCTGCCAACAGCTGCCGCACCACATTATCATACATGAGGTCACTCTCATTAGTGATAAAGTCCAGTCTGTTAAGAGACTTAATGTGGTCTCTGTTCTCATTACAGAACATGGCCAGAATATTGATGTCACAAAACTGTGACTTTTGCCAGCGCCTGCGTGTTTTAATGCCCACTTTGTGTAGCTTGTCGAAGACAAAGTTGGACTTGCGCACTACAAACAAATGCAGCAAGTTCAAAAGGATGATAAGGTTCATAGTACAGAGCAAGGCGATATCCACAGCAGCCATTATGCGCTGGAGCTGCACAGCTGGCAGTTTGCAATTAACATTTAACCGCAATTCAGGAATGCTGCTAGTGTCAGGCGGCTCACCCAGGGCACAGGTGAACTCGTTCTGCTTCTGACGGGCATAGTAAGTACTCAGGTAAGTAATGGGGATTGAGCTGAGGCAGATGATGGCTAAATGCCGTGCCAAATACAACTTAGCCAGAAAATTATTCTGCCCTCGCCTTTCTAGATACTTTTCAAAGAGGTTTTGCTCAGGGCTCTTCTCCTTCTCAGCATTCTCAATGATCTCACGTCGCTCGCGTTCTGTAATCCCTGGCCCTTTGGACTGGATCTGCTTCTCAATCTTGGGTGCTCGGCCCTCGGCTGCCCTGTGGTAGCAGTTGTCGATCTCTTGAAGGAGGAAGTTGAGCTCAGAGGTGAGGCGAGTGGAGGCCAGGAACTCCCATCCCAGGGCAGGTATATACATTATGCCTGCAAAGGCCAGCAGAGCATAAGGCAGAAACTTGTGCTCAAACAGGGAGGGCCGGAGTTCAGGGTCGACACCAGGTACTGCATCCCGCAGCTCCGTCCAGCAGTAGCCTCTGGCATACAGGGCCTGATCTCGTGTGAAGTTGTGTGGTGTGTAGCAATATATAGATTCCTCTAAAAGGGAAAGGAATGATTAATTAACTACAAGAAACCACAAGAATCCCTCTTGCCAAAATAATCAGGATTATGCCATACAGCAATCAGTTAAATACCCCAACTGCCTCTGCCCAGGAAACCAGTATACCCCGAAGAGAGTTGTTTCTCCTGCTAAAaagactagcttaaccagcatgcaattcccatgctggttaATGCTAGTTCAGTGCTGGTCTAGATGGTGGACTGGCACAGCCATGCTTCTCACCAGCAAAGCCGAGATGATGaagttggttgaccagcatggtttttctggtgaagctggttaagatagttaagaagcctggtgggaacaccagcatcccatgctgttGGACCAGTACACAAAATACAACATAAGCTGCTgacagcaatgctggtctttgcAGTGGAGGAATGAGCAGTCAACAAGTTTCTGTTAAATGGAATAGGTTAGCCTTACATTGCAGTACAGGCTAATCCAGTGATGAATCAATAATAACATTTGTCTACATTTGTGCCAATTGGACATAGCTAGTGGCTAATTATTTTACAGCAGCT
Coding sequences:
- the LOC127417373 gene encoding pannexin-2-like isoform X1, encoding MQNILEQNLDMATALLAGEKLKELILPGSTQDEKGGVLAGLMVQLKLELPFDRVVTIGTVIIPILLVTLVFTRNFAEESIYCYTPHNFTRDQALYARGYCWTELRDAVPGVDPELRPSLFEHKFLPYALLAFAGIMYIPALGWEFLASTRLTSELNFLLQEIDNCYHRAAEGRAPKIEKQIQSKGPGITERERREIIENAEKEKSPEQNLFEKYLERRGQNNFLAKLYLARHLAIICLSSIPITYLSTYYARQKQNEFTCALGEPPDTSSIPELRLNVNCKLPAVQLQRIMAAVDIALLCTMNLIILLNLLHLFVVRKSNFVFDKLHKVGIKTRRRWQKSQFCDINILAMFCNENRDHIKSLNRLDFITNESDLMYDNVVRQLLAALAQSNHDATPTVRDSGIQTVDPSMNPSVLGVGDLGGEPSVIKRPRKKMKWIPTSNPLPQSFKEPLTLTRLENSMKAEKPKPVRRKNESIMAPLLDSKSTQHPPTTKAAETYNIEKKHTLNLTLDVHPYMLTIQKAKAETVNPDPPPVEHSLDNVYIEGPHTVGHISSSLTEKKDSPPLSTTTAFSTATLSTTSYMNGGTTNLPPSDSLKVKDPLNQGAEPESQPRPFSRNPSHPLLSIHHTLYEEEEEQSRRARLARPGELIAAGEC
- the LOC127417373 gene encoding pannexin-2-like isoform X2, which produces MGFGRCAFLITIDWQTGTEESIYCYTPHNFTRDQALYARGYCWTELRDAVPGVDPELRPSLFEHKFLPYALLAFAGIMYIPALGWEFLASTRLTSELNFLLQEIDNCYHRAAEGRAPKIEKQIQSKGPGITERERREIIENAEKEKSPEQNLFEKYLERRGQNNFLAKLYLARHLAIICLSSIPITYLSTYYARQKQNEFTCALGEPPDTSSIPELRLNVNCKLPAVQLQRIMAAVDIALLCTMNLIILLNLLHLFVVRKSNFVFDKLHKVGIKTRRRWQKSQFCDINILAMFCNENRDHIKSLNRLDFITNESDLMYDNVVRQLLAALAQSNHDATPTVRDSGIQTVDPSMNPSVLGVGDLGGEPSVIKRPRKKMKWIPTSNPLPQSFKEPLTLTRLENSMKAEKPKPVRRKNESIMAPLLDSKSTQHPPTTKAAETYNIEKKHTLNLTLDVHPYMLTIQKAKAETVNPDPPPVEHSLDNVYIEGPHTVGHISSSLTEKKDSPPLSTTTAFSTATLSTTSYMNGGTTNLPPSDSLKVKDPLNQGAEPESQPRPFSRNPSHPLLSIHHTLYEEEEEQSRRARLARPGELIAAGEC